The Paraburkholderia largidicola DNA segment TACTGACGCGCCACCAGCCGCTCCAGCATCCGGTACATCTCACTCGCATTGCGCCCCAGCAGCTTCGTGATCTCGGCGCGCGTCAGCCCGCTCTTCTGCTCGGCGAGCAGTTCGAGTATGTCGAGACCCTTGTCCAGCGCAGGCGCGCGATAACGATCGGCGTCGTCCTTGTCTTCTACATCCATCGTCGGCAGTCGGTTCGTGTTTGACGTTCGCATTGATTATCGGCTGTCAGAGGACTGTCACACAGGGCGCCCAGCTCCAGGGAAAACACCCACACCTGTCACGTTGACTTGTGGATATTCGTATATGAATAATACGTTCATTGGTGAATGAATGCACCAATGCCCATAAGAAAGTGAAAGGTCGATGCACCCGGTTCGCCGGTTCCTCTTCCCACAACGCAGATGGATGCGGAGTCAGCGCCCAGGCGCAACGCCCATCGATCGCACTAACGTGCATGGGATGGGCGTAAGCGCTAAAGCGCCAACGCCCATCGACATAGGAGACAAGCATGGGTTTCGCCAAGGAGCCGCGCGCGGCTCGCCGTTTCGTTCAGAACGCGTTGACGGCTGCCGTCGCCGTCGCGTGCGTCGCAGGCATCACGTCGTTCAGCACGGCCGCGCAGGCCGCTGACACAGCCAAGGTCGGTCTCGGCCTGCCGCTTCTCACATCGCCGTTCTGGCAGTCGTACAACAACTATCTGCCGAAGTACGCGAAGGAAATGGGCATCGACATCCTCGCGCCCGTCAATTCGAACAACGACCCCGCGCAGCAGATCACCGACATGAACAACATGGTGAATCTGGGCGCCAAGGGCATCGTCGTCGGGCCGATCGACTCGGCGGCGATCAGCCGCGCGCTCGATTCGGCATCGGCGAAGAACGTGGCCGTGGTCGCTGTCGACGTCGCGCCGACGCAAGGCAAGGTCGCGATGGTCGTGCGCGCCGACAACCGCGCGTACGGCACGAACGCGTGCAAGTACATCGGTGAGCACGTGAAGTCGGGCAAGGTCGTGCAGATCATGGGCGATCTGGCTTCCGTCAACGGACGCGACCGCTCGGAAGCCTTCCGCGCATGTCTGAAGAACTACCCGGCGCTGTCGCTGCTGGAGATCCCCGCGGGCTGGAAGGGCGATGTCGCGGCGAGTTCGCTGGATAGCCTGTTGACCGCGAATCCCGATGTGAAGGCGATCTACATGCAGGCGGGCGGCGTCTATCTGTCGCCCACTTTGCAGACGCTGCGCCGCAAGCAGATGCTGTTTCCCGCCGGCGACGCGAAGCATGTCGTGATCGTCAGCAACGACGGCATTCCGCAAGAGTTCGACGCGATCCGCAAGGGCGAAATCGACGCGACCATTTCGCAGCCCGCCGATCTGTACGCGAAGTACGGCCTGTACTACATGAAGGCCGCGCTCGCCGGGCAGACCTTCAAGCCGGGCCCGACCGATCACGGCAGCAACATCGTGCAGTTGCAGCCTGGCGTGCTCGAAGACCAGCTGCCCGCGCCGCTCGTGACGAAGGCGAATGTCGACGACAAGAACCTCTGGGGCAACACGCTCAAATGAGCACTTAAGTGAGCGAGCAAATGACCCACGACGCGAACGCATCCACGCACGCGGTCGTCGAGGCGCTTGGCGTAGGCAAGCGCTTCGGCAGCCACGCGGCGCTGAGAGACGTCAGCATGCGCGTTTTGCCCGGCGAGTCGCATGCGCTCGTCGGGCGCAACGGCGCGGGAAAATCGACGCTGGTGTCGATTCTCACCGGCCTGCGCAAGTCCGACACGGGCGAAGTGCGATTCGGCGGCGAGCTTGCGCCGCCCATCGCCGACCGCGACGCGTGGCGCGAGCGCGTCGCGTGCGTCTATCAGCATTCGACGATCATCCGTGAGCTGTCCGTCGCGGAGAATCTGTTCATCAACCGGCAGCAGACGCGCAACGGCGTAATCGACTGGCGCACGATGCGCCGCGATGCGCGCGCGTTGCTCGATCACTGGAAGATCGACGTGCGCGAAGACGCGCGCGCCGGCGACCTCACCGTCGAAGCGCGGCAGCTCGTCGAGATTGCGCGGGCGCTGTCGTACGGCGCGCGCTTCATCATTCTCGATGAACCCACTGCGCAACTCGACGGTGATGAAATCAAGCGGCTCTTCAGGCGCATCGAGGAGTTGCAGCGCGAAGGCGTGACGTTCCTGTTCATCTCGCATCACTTGCAGGAGGTGTACGAGATTTGCCAGGCCGTCACCGTGCTGCGCGATGCACGGCATATCGTCAGTGCACCTGTGTCGGCGCTGCCGCGCGAGCAGTTGATCGAAGCGATGACGGGCGAGCGCGGCGGCCTCAATGTCACCGACGCGGCTTCCCGCGAACCGCTTCCCGCCGCGACGGCCGTTGCACTGCAAGTCGAAGCGCTCACGGGCGCGGACTATGAAGACGTCACGTTTGCCGTGAAGCGCGGCGAAGTCGTGGGTCTCACAGGCGCGACGAGCAGCGGACGCACGAGCGTCGCCGAAGCGATCGCGGGGCTGCGCAAGCCGCAGCGCGGCGGCATTCGCGTCGACGGCGCAGCGTTGCCGCTCGGCGACGTGCCCGCTGCATTGAAGCGCGGCATCGGCTGCGTGCCGAAGGACCGTCATCACGAAGGGCTGGTGTTGACGCAATCGGTCGCGGAGAACGCGTCGATGACGATCGCGCGCATGCTCGGCAAGTTCGGCATCGCGTCGCCTGCGAAGAAGAATGCATTCGGCAAGAAGATGATCGAAGCGCTCGGCATCGCTACGCAGGGGCCGGAGCAAGCCGTGTCGGGTCTGTCGGGCGGCAATCAGCAGAAAGTTGTAATGGCCCGCGCTTTGGCCACCGATCCCGACGTGCTCGTGCTGATCGATCCGACGGCGGGCGTCGACGTGAAATCGAAAGAAGCGTTGCTGTCCGTCGTGGACCGCGTGCGCGAAGAGGGCAAGTCGGTGATCGTCGCATCGGGCGAACTCGACGATCTGCGCGTCTGCGACCGCGTGCTCGTGATGTTCCGTGGCCGCATCGCGGCTGAGTTTCCAGCAGGTTGGGAAGACAACGACCTGATCGCATCCGTTGAAGGAGTCAGTCTCCATGAAGAATAGTGTGCCTGCGTTTACGTCGGCTCAAGGGATGGGCGCGGGCGCCGCGCGTCCGCGCATCGAGTTCGCGCGTCTGCGCGATCTCGCGCTGGTACCCGCGCTCGCGTTGCTGATCGTGATCGGCGCCTTCGTCAGCCCGAGCTTTCTGACGAAGGCGAATCTGATCAGCGTGCTGGGCGCATCGGCGGCATTGGCGCTCGTCGTGCTCGCCGAATCGTTGATCGTGCTGACGGGCAAGTTCGATCTCTCGCTCGAATCGACGGTCGGCATTGCGCCCGCTGTCGGCGCGATGCTCGTGATGCCCGCGGCTTCGGCGGGTTTCGGGTTCGAATGGCCGGCGGCGGCGGGCCTGCTGGCGATCCTCGTGGTCGGCGCAGTGATCGGTTTCATCAATGGCTTTCTGGTCGTGCGGCTGCGTTTGAACGCGTTCATCGTCACGCTCGCCATGTTGATCGTGTTGCGCGGCATGCTGGTCGGCGCGACGAAGGGCGGCACGCTATTCGACATGCCGCCGTCGTTCTTCGAACTCGCGACCACGATCGTGCTCGGCCTGCCTTTGTCGGTATGGCTGGCGGCTGTGGCATTCGGCATCGCCGCGTTCATGCTGCGCTATCACCGGCTGGGCCGCGCGCTGTATGCGATCGGCGGCAATCCGGAAGCGGCGCGTGCGGCGGGCATTCGTGTCGAGCGCATCACGTGGGGCGTGTTCGTGCTCGGCAGCGTCCTCGCTTCGATTGGCGGTCTCGTCGTGACGGGCTATGTCGGCGCGATCAACGCGAATCAGGGCAACGGCATGATCTTCACCGTGTTCGCGGCGGCTGTGATTGGCGGCATTTCGCTCGATGGCGGCAAGGGCACGATGCTCGGCGCGCTGTCCGGCGTGCTGCTGCTGGGCGTCGTGCAGAACCTGTTGACGCTCGCACAGGTGCCGTCGTTCTGGATTCAGGCAATCTACGGCGCAATCATTCTCGGCTCGCTGATGGTGGCGCGCCTCGCCAGCGGCGAAGGACAAAACTGATATGACCGATCATCGCCTGATTCTGTTGAGTCCCGAAGACAACTGCCTGATCGCTGGCGCGCGGCTCGAAGCCGGCACGCAGATCGAGATCGAAGGCGAGCACGTGACGCTCGCGAAGACGATCGAACTCGGCCACAAGGTCGCGCGCCGTGCACTGCGCAGCGAAGAGAAAGTACTGCGCTATGGCGCGGTGATCGGCCACGTGACGACGGATGTCGCGCGTGGCGAGCATCTGCACACGCACAACCTCGAAAGCGATTACCTGCCCACTTATACGCACGACGCAGGCCATGCATTCGTCCATCACTGAGGCGGGCCAACAGAACATGACCGACATTTCCGTAGCAAATACCGCGCAATCAGCCATGTTGCCCATGCTGCAAGGCTATCTGCGCAGCGATGGACGCAAGGGCATCCGCAACGTGGTCGCCGTCGCCTATCTGGTCGAATGCGCGCATCACGTCGCACGCGAGATCGTCGCGCAGTTTCGTCCTTCGTTCGATGCGTTCGACGACGCTTCCGCGGAACAGGAACCGCCTGTTCATCTGATCGGCTTTCCGGGCTGCTATCCGAACAGCTACGCCGAAAAGATGATGGAGCAGCTGACGACACATCCGAATGTCGGCGCGGTGTTGTTCGTGTCGCTCGGTTGCGAGAGCATGAACAAGCATTACCTCGTCGATGTGGTGCGCGCGAGCGGCCGCCCGGTGCACGTGCTGACGATCCAGGAAAAGGGCGGCACGCGCAGCACGATTCAATACGGCGTCGACTGGGTGCTCGAAGCGCGCGGCGAACTCGCGAAGCAGAAGAAAGTGCCGATGGCGCTGTCCGAACTCGTGATCGGCACGATCTGCGGCGGCTCGGACGGCACGAGCGGCATCACGGCGAATCCCGCCGTGGGCCGCGCGTTCGATCACTTCATCGAGCATGACGCAACGTGCATCTTCGAAGAGACGGGCGAACTGGTCGGCTGCGAGTTCCATATGAAAAGCCGTGCGGCGCGCGACGATCTCGGCGACGAAATCGTTGCGTGCGTAGCGAAGGCCGCGCGCTACTACTCGATACTTGGCCACGGCAGCTTTGCTGTCGGCAACGCGGACGGCGGGCTGACGACACAGGAAGAGAAGTCGCTCGGCGCCTATGCGAAGAGCGGCGCGTCGCCGATCGTCGGCATCGTGAAGCCCGGCGATGTGCCACCCACAGGCGGCCTTTATCTGCTCGACGTCGTGCCGGACGGCGAGCCGCGCTTCGGTTTTCCGAACATCAGCGACAACGCGGAGATTGCGGAGCTGATCGCGTGCGGCGCGCATGTGATTCTGTTTACGACGGGGCGCGGCTCCGTGGTTGGGTCGGCGATTTCGCCCGTCATCAAGGTCTGCGCGAATCCGAATACTTACCGCAACCTGTCCGGCGACATGGATGTCGACGCAGGGCGTATCCTTGAAGGCCGCGCGACGCTCGATGAAGTGGGCCGCGAAGTGTTCGACGTCACGCTCGCCGTTGCGCAGGGGGCGGCGTCGAAATCGGAGTCGCTCGGGCATCAGGAGTTTATCCTTACGTACAAGACCTTCGAGCCGGTAGGTCCGGCGTGCCTGCCGTCGAATGCGGCGCTGCCGCATCGGGTGGTCAGCGTGGTTGCGCAGTGAGCGTTGGGTTGAACGTAAAACACAACATGGAGAGCGAGACGATGACGGACGCGGCGGGTTCAAACGTGCGCAAGCGGCGCAGCATCGGCGGACGCGCGCTCGAAGTCACGGGTCTGGGGCTGGGCACTGCGCCGCTTGGCGGACTGTATCGCGACCTGACGGATGAAGAAGCTTTCGGCGCGGTTCAGGCCGCGTGGGACGCGGGTGTGCGCTTCTTCGACACCGCGCCGCACTATGGACACACGAAGGCCGAGCATCGCCTGGGCGACGCGCTGCGGCGCTATCCGCGCAATGAGTTCGTGCTGTCGACGAAGGTTGGCCGTCACTTCGTGCCGCGCAAGAATCCGTATGACGGCAGCGAGGGCTGGCAAAACCCGCTGCCCTTCGAAGCGATCTACGACTACACGCACGACGGTATTCTGCGTTCGTTCGAAGACAGCCAGCAGCGCATGGGTATCGTCGATATCGACATTCTGCTCGTGCACGATATCGGCGTCGTCACGCATGGCGAGCGCAACGCGCACTACTGGCAGCAACTCACGCAGGGCGGCGGCTTCCGCGCGCTCGACCATCTGCGTTCGCAAGGCGTCGTGAAAGCGGTCGGTCTCGGCGTCAACGAAGGCGCGGCGATCCTCGATGCGATGCGCGACTTCGATATCGATTGTGCGTTGCTCGCAGGCCGCTACACGCTGCTCGAACAGGCGACGCTCGACGACCTGCTGCCCGAATGCGAAAAGCGCAACGTCAGCATTCTGTTGGGCGGCGCGTTCAATTCGGGGATACTCGCACGCGGCGTCGAAGGCGATCTGAAGTTCAACTATGGCGAGGCGCCGAAAGAAGTGATCGAGCGCGTCGCGCGTCTGGAAGCCGTGTGCAAGGTTCACGGCGTGCCACTGGCTGCCGCCGCGTTGCAGTTTCCGTATGCGCATCCTGCCGTCGCCACCGTGCTGACGGGCGCCCGCAACGCGGGCGAACTGCGCGAGAATGTGGCTTCGTTCGACAAGCCGATTCCCGCTGAACTCTGGCAGGCGCTGCGCGACAAAGGGTTGCTCGATCCACGCGCGCCCGTGCCGAAGGACTAGCGGTTCGACCACATCATGCAAATCGACGCACACCAGCATTACTGGAACCCCGAGCGCGGCGACTACGGCTGGCTGACGCCCGATCTCGCGCCGCTTTATCGCACGTTCGGTCCTGACGATCTCGCGCCGCTGCGCGAACGCGCGGGCGTGTCGCGCACGGTCGTCGTGCAGGCCGCGCCGACCGTCGATGAGACGCGTTATCTGCTCGATCTTGCGCGCGATGAAGCGTCGATTGCGGGCGTTGTCGGCTGGGTGCCGATGCTCGATGCCGACGCGCCCGCATTGATCGCCGAACTCGCGCGCGATCCGAAATTCAAGGGCGTGCGACCGATGCTGCAAGACCTGCCCGACGACAACTGGATTGCCAACCCCGCGCTAAAACCCGCCGTCGATGCGTTGATCGCCCACGACCTCGCGTTCGACGCATTGATCTTCACGCGTCACGTCGATGCATTGGAAACGTTCATCCAGCGCTTTCCGCAACTGCGCGTCGTGATCGATCACGGCGCGAAGCCGCCGATCCGCGACGGCAGCGCGGGCTGGCATGCATGGGCCGAGGGCATTACGCGGTTCGCGCAATTTCCGCATGTGCATTGCAAGCTGTCCGGCCTCGCGACGGAAGCCGCGCAAGGCTGGACGGAAGCGACGCTACGTCCATACGTCGATCATCTGCTTGGCGCGTTCGGGCCGAAACGCCTGATGTGGGGCAGTGACTGGCCGGTGCTGAACCTGAACGGCGACTACCTGCTGTGGCATTCGATTGCGACGGAGTTGCTCGCGTCGATATCCGATGCCGAACGCGATGCGGTGTTCGGCGCCAATGCGGCAGCGTTCTACCGGCTGTGACGGTTCAACGGGAATTTCACATTCGTGCCGGTGAGCAGCCGTTGCAATACCCGGTATGACTCAAACGCCAATCCAACGGGAGCCTTAAATGGTACAAAGACTGGCCGGCAAGACGGCCTTGATCACAGCAGCGGGACAGGGTATCGGACTTGCGACGGCCGAGCTTTTCGCGCGTGAAGGCGCGCGCGTCATCGCCACCGATATCCGCATCGACGCGCTCAAGGACAAGCCCGTCGAAGCGCGCCAGCTCGATGTGCTAGATGGCGCGGCAATCAAGGCGCTTGCGCAGGAACTCGGTCCCATCGATGTGCTGTTCAATTGCGCGGGCTACGTGCACGCAGGCTCGATTCTCGAAGCGAGCGAAGAAGACTGGGACTTCGCCTTCGATCTGAACGCGAAGGCGATGTACCGGATGATCCGCGCGTTTTTGCCGGCGATGCTGGAGAAGGGCGGCGGATCGATCATCAACATGTCGTCGGCGGCGTCGAGCATCAAGGGCGTGCCGAACCGCTTCGTGTATGGCGCATCGAAAGCGGCCGTCATCGGTCTGACCAAGGCCATCGCGGCGGATTTCGTGACGCGCGGTGTACGCTGTAACGCGATCTGCCCGGGCACGGTACACTCGCCTTCGCTCGAGCAACGGATCGCCGAGCAGGCGAAGGCGCAGGGCGCGACAGTCGAAGCGGTGCACGCCGCGTTCGTCGCGCGTCAGCCGATGGGGCGTGTCGGCAAGCCGGAGGAGATTGCGGCGCTGGCGTTGTATCTGGCGTCGGACGAATCGGGGTTCACGACGGGCCAGGCGCATGTGATCGACGGCGGCTGGTCGAACTGAGCCACGCAGCGCGAGCGTGAAGCGCTGAACACGTTTATGAACCACGGAATCACTGAACAGAGGAAACTGCAGCGATGAAACTGCTTCGTTATGGACCGAAGGGCCAGGAAAAGCCGGGCTTGCTGGATGCGCAAGGCAAGATTCGCGATCTGTCGAAAGTGGTCGGCGACATCGACGGCAGCACGTTGACGGATGCTTCGCTTGCGAAACTGCGTGCGATCGATCCGGCGTCGCTGCCGGTTGTCGAAGGCAATCCGCGCATCGGGCCGTGTGTGGGCAAGATCGGCAAGTTCGTGTGTATTGGGCTGAATTATGCGGACCACGCTGCCGAGTCGAATCTGCCCGTGCCGAGCGAGCCGGTTGTTTTCAACAAGTGGACGAGCGCGATCGTCGGGCCGAACGACGGGATTGAAATTCCGCGTGGCTCGAAGAAGACCGACTGGGAAGTGGAACTGGGCGTCGTGATCGGCAAGGAAGCGAAGTATGTCGACGAAGCGAATGCGCTCGACTATGTGGCGGGTTATTGCGTGATCAATGACGTGTCCGAGCGTGAGTGGCAGATCGAGCGCGCTGGGCAATGGGACAAGGGCAAGGGGTTCGATACGTTTGGGCCGATCGGGCCGTGGGTCGTCACGCGTGATGAGGTTGCGGATCCGCAGAATCTGAAGCTGTGGCTCGAGGTGGATGGGCACCGGTATCAGAACGGCAGCACGAAGACCATGGTGTTTGGTGTCGCGAAGCTTGTTTCTTATTTGTCGCAGTGTATGAGCTTGCAGCCCGGGGATGTGATTTCTACTGGCACGCCGCCAGGAGTGGGGATGGGCGTGAAGCCCGAGGCTGTTTATTTGAAGCCGGGGCAGACTGTGAAGCTCGGGATTGAAGGGCTCGGGGAGCAGGAGCAGAGGACATACGCGGCGGAGTGATTTTTTTGTCTGCGACGCTGGTGGGGTGGTTTTGTTTTTGGGGTTTTCGCTGGCATCCGCGTGATGTTATTGGTTCGCAAGCGTTGCCCCTGTGCGGGGCGGCACCTACTTTTCTTTGCCGCCGCAAAGAAAAGTAGGCAAAAGAAAGCGGCTCACACCGCCAGTGCTTGTGTTTGCCTGAG contains these protein-coding regions:
- a CDS encoding UxaA family hydrolase, giving the protein MTDISVANTAQSAMLPMLQGYLRSDGRKGIRNVVAVAYLVECAHHVAREIVAQFRPSFDAFDDASAEQEPPVHLIGFPGCYPNSYAEKMMEQLTTHPNVGAVLFVSLGCESMNKHYLVDVVRASGRPVHVLTIQEKGGTRSTIQYGVDWVLEARGELAKQKKVPMALSELVIGTICGGSDGTSGITANPAVGRAFDHFIEHDATCIFEETGELVGCEFHMKSRAARDDLGDEIVACVAKAARYYSILGHGSFAVGNADGGLTTQEEKSLGAYAKSGASPIVGIVKPGDVPPTGGLYLLDVVPDGEPRFGFPNISDNAEIAELIACGAHVILFTTGRGSVVGSAISPVIKVCANPNTYRNLSGDMDVDAGRILEGRATLDEVGREVFDVTLAVAQGAASKSESLGHQEFILTYKTFEPVGPACLPSNAALPHRVVSVVAQ
- a CDS encoding ABC transporter permease, coding for MKNSVPAFTSAQGMGAGAARPRIEFARLRDLALVPALALLIVIGAFVSPSFLTKANLISVLGASAALALVVLAESLIVLTGKFDLSLESTVGIAPAVGAMLVMPAASAGFGFEWPAAAGLLAILVVGAVIGFINGFLVVRLRLNAFIVTLAMLIVLRGMLVGATKGGTLFDMPPSFFELATTIVLGLPLSVWLAAVAFGIAAFMLRYHRLGRALYAIGGNPEAARAAGIRVERITWGVFVLGSVLASIGGLVVTGYVGAINANQGNGMIFTVFAAAVIGGISLDGGKGTMLGALSGVLLLGVVQNLLTLAQVPSFWIQAIYGAIILGSLMVARLASGEGQN
- a CDS encoding sugar ABC transporter ATP-binding protein, which produces MTHDANASTHAVVEALGVGKRFGSHAALRDVSMRVLPGESHALVGRNGAGKSTLVSILTGLRKSDTGEVRFGGELAPPIADRDAWRERVACVYQHSTIIRELSVAENLFINRQQTRNGVIDWRTMRRDARALLDHWKIDVREDARAGDLTVEARQLVEIARALSYGARFIILDEPTAQLDGDEIKRLFRRIEELQREGVTFLFISHHLQEVYEICQAVTVLRDARHIVSAPVSALPREQLIEAMTGERGGLNVTDAASREPLPAATAVALQVEALTGADYEDVTFAVKRGEVVGLTGATSSGRTSVAEAIAGLRKPQRGGIRVDGAALPLGDVPAALKRGIGCVPKDRHHEGLVLTQSVAENASMTIARMLGKFGIASPAKKNAFGKKMIEALGIATQGPEQAVSGLSGGNQQKVVMARALATDPDVLVLIDPTAGVDVKSKEALLSVVDRVREEGKSVIVASGELDDLRVCDRVLVMFRGRIAAEFPAGWEDNDLIASVEGVSLHEE
- a CDS encoding amidohydrolase family protein, whose translation is MQIDAHQHYWNPERGDYGWLTPDLAPLYRTFGPDDLAPLRERAGVSRTVVVQAAPTVDETRYLLDLARDEASIAGVVGWVPMLDADAPALIAELARDPKFKGVRPMLQDLPDDNWIANPALKPAVDALIAHDLAFDALIFTRHVDALETFIQRFPQLRVVIDHGAKPPIRDGSAGWHAWAEGITRFAQFPHVHCKLSGLATEAAQGWTEATLRPYVDHLLGAFGPKRLMWGSDWPVLNLNGDYLLWHSIATELLASISDAERDAVFGANAAAFYRL
- a CDS encoding SDR family oxidoreductase; the protein is MVQRLAGKTALITAAGQGIGLATAELFAREGARVIATDIRIDALKDKPVEARQLDVLDGAAIKALAQELGPIDVLFNCAGYVHAGSILEASEEDWDFAFDLNAKAMYRMIRAFLPAMLEKGGGSIINMSSAASSIKGVPNRFVYGASKAAVIGLTKAIAADFVTRGVRCNAICPGTVHSPSLEQRIAEQAKAQGATVEAVHAAFVARQPMGRVGKPEEIAALALYLASDESGFTTGQAHVIDGGWSN
- a CDS encoding UxaA family hydrolase, with protein sequence MTDHRLILLSPEDNCLIAGARLEAGTQIEIEGEHVTLAKTIELGHKVARRALRSEEKVLRYGAVIGHVTTDVARGEHLHTHNLESDYLPTYTHDAGHAFVHH
- a CDS encoding sugar ABC transporter substrate-binding protein; its protein translation is MGFAKEPRAARRFVQNALTAAVAVACVAGITSFSTAAQAADTAKVGLGLPLLTSPFWQSYNNYLPKYAKEMGIDILAPVNSNNDPAQQITDMNNMVNLGAKGIVVGPIDSAAISRALDSASAKNVAVVAVDVAPTQGKVAMVVRADNRAYGTNACKYIGEHVKSGKVVQIMGDLASVNGRDRSEAFRACLKNYPALSLLEIPAGWKGDVAASSLDSLLTANPDVKAIYMQAGGVYLSPTLQTLRRKQMLFPAGDAKHVVIVSNDGIPQEFDAIRKGEIDATISQPADLYAKYGLYYMKAALAGQTFKPGPTDHGSNIVQLQPGVLEDQLPAPLVTKANVDDKNLWGNTLK
- a CDS encoding aldo/keto reductase translates to MTDAAGSNVRKRRSIGGRALEVTGLGLGTAPLGGLYRDLTDEEAFGAVQAAWDAGVRFFDTAPHYGHTKAEHRLGDALRRYPRNEFVLSTKVGRHFVPRKNPYDGSEGWQNPLPFEAIYDYTHDGILRSFEDSQQRMGIVDIDILLVHDIGVVTHGERNAHYWQQLTQGGGFRALDHLRSQGVVKAVGLGVNEGAAILDAMRDFDIDCALLAGRYTLLEQATLDDLLPECEKRNVSILLGGAFNSGILARGVEGDLKFNYGEAPKEVIERVARLEAVCKVHGVPLAAAALQFPYAHPAVATVLTGARNAGELRENVASFDKPIPAELWQALRDKGLLDPRAPVPKD
- a CDS encoding ureidoglycolate lyase translates to MKLLRYGPKGQEKPGLLDAQGKIRDLSKVVGDIDGSTLTDASLAKLRAIDPASLPVVEGNPRIGPCVGKIGKFVCIGLNYADHAAESNLPVPSEPVVFNKWTSAIVGPNDGIEIPRGSKKTDWEVELGVVIGKEAKYVDEANALDYVAGYCVINDVSEREWQIERAGQWDKGKGFDTFGPIGPWVVTRDEVADPQNLKLWLEVDGHRYQNGSTKTMVFGVAKLVSYLSQCMSLQPGDVISTGTPPGVGMGVKPEAVYLKPGQTVKLGIEGLGEQEQRTYAAE